The window TCAAGTCATTCTGCTCTTTTACAGTTTTAATGAACATGAGCAGAACTAACAAATTACATGCATCTTTTCAAGATCAACACTTACTACTGAAGCGTAAGATTTTTTGAGATTCTCCTCGTGGTCACTTTTAGTCTCCGATTTAACCAGCAGAGGTGGAAAGCCATCGGCAGTTACATCAATCACATTACCtggttcttcttccttccaagctgAGCTCTCTCCGTTGTTCAGAGGACCACTGTCTCTGTTCATTTCGTCGCTCGTTTCATCCGTACGATGTGAATCTTTATCTTGGGAAGCTTCGGTATAAAAGAAAGATCACCACATAAGCCAACACGATGATCAAGAGCTTGGCCGATATAAACCTGAAATTTAATCGATGCGCAGGAAAGATACCATTTTCAGGCTGAGGAGATGATCTAGAATCATTGAATGAACTATCCGGATGGCTTTCTGCCCCATACATAAGCATGTCATTCAGGACATAAAAGCCTGTTTCATGTGGAGCAAGGAAAAATGACTGGTTGAACTCCCTCTTGGAATTGTCTTCTTCCCTGGTGAGAAACCCTGTCACGAAGACCATCACTCCACCATCGAGCGAGTCCTGGCAGTTCACCCCTTTTATCTCCTCGATGCTGAAGTCCATGGACAGTATATTCTCGCGTATTCCCTGTTTTCCAAGGatcaaacaattttttttttttttttgaaaaatcaacaTCGGGACACGTAACGTTCTCTTTTTGAAAAACATACAACCGTTTCAAATACCCACATCGATGGTGGTGACGGAGGTAACGTTGCCATGGCCATCGGGACGACCAAGTCTGCTCCTTTCCTGGTAAAACCGATGAACTAACTCCGGAGAATTGCGGACGTAATTGTAATACTGATCCACAAACGTTTCCCCAACCTAATAAAATCCACAAGTTTCTCAAAGATCGACGATCGATTACAATCGGAAAACCTCGATAAATCAACAACTAAAGCCGAAAAAAAAGGGTTCGACCCTTATCGCATTGGAAGAGGGATGAATCCGAATCGAAGGGAAGAAAGCATTACTATCTGCGCGTAGCGAAGAGATTCGGCAGCGCTGGAAGGCCGGACCGCCATCTGGTGAACGGAACTGCGAGATGCGTCGgcgatctaagccagatcgaacGGGAAGGATGGCGGCGGGGAAAACCCTCGGAAAGGTTCACCAGAAAAGGAAGGGGTAGGAGAGGCGACGCGACTCGCAGCACCAGTCTCGAATTCTAGCGCGGCCGCCGAGAGCGAAGTGGGGAGAGATATTGCCTTTTATAGACACACCCCTACGGGGAAGGCGGACCCCTCCACGTAAGCAAGGGAAAGATATGGTGCGCCACACCGGACACAGTTTTACTCCCAGGGTGGATAATAACGTGCAAGCAAAGATTCCCAGTGCCTGATACCGGACACGGTTTTTAACAGGGCTGGCCAATTGGCTGCCTGGCTGTTCCGCCGATGGAGCTGATTGAAACCTCGCCAAAAATAACTATTTATTTAGCATTATAAATGAATAAGTGTACATTTTGTGCCATATAAATAGAAACTTtttaaaggaaaaattaaaatataatttatctaTATCTAGATTTTAGAGATTGAATTTTgatccttttatttatttttgaaaatattttatccttataaaaaaatttattagctTCCATTTTATGTTTGATATATTTACACGTCGTCGTGGTAAATgtgtttctattttttattttttatactaaGCCAAGCGGTGAtgatatttactattttttatacctattaaatattttacaataaaaa is drawn from Zingiber officinale cultivar Zhangliang chromosome 1B, Zo_v1.1, whole genome shotgun sequence and contains these coding sequences:
- the LOC122048730 gene encoding nuclear transport factor 2-like — its product is MAVRPSSAAESLRYAQIVGETFVDQYYNYVRNSPELVHRFYQERSRLGRPDGHGNVTSVTTIDGIRENILSMDFSIEEIKGVNCQDSLDGGVMVFVTGFLTREEDNSKREFNQSFFLAPHETGFYVLNDMLMYGAESHPDSSFNDSRSSPQPENASQDKDSHRTDETSDEMNRDSGPLNNGESSAWKEEEPGNVIDVTADGFPPLLVKSETKSDHEENLKKSYASVVKVMKDTASESAPAWCPASGHPASRGPISGSIGSERKKFQKAQYDAYSLYLNYLPFDVTPAQVEEEFKRFGPIKPGGIQIKRYKFQNSCFGFVEFKFSDAVQRAIEASPITMADHIVYVHRKKILHSGVNNKGKFASSRGAHQNYEKREKGERW